The DNA sequence TTATACATAAATTCTTTATATATATGTATGTGCCGTTTTGTTATTTATTTTATATATTTTTAAAAAATTCCTCTAGTTCTTCCCACTCTTCCATATTTTCTAATATATTTTCATCTAATTCTTCAATTTGAGTTTGTAATTCTATTAATTTATCATAACTATTTTCTCTACCTGCTTTTTCATATTCTTTCTCTAATTCATCTTTTTTTCCTTCTAATTCTTCTATTAATCTTTCAACTTTTTTCAATCTATTTTCTTTAATTTTTATTTCACTTTTAATTTTTTTCTGTTCAGCATAGCTATTATCTTTCTTTTCAACTTTTTTCTTAATTTTTCCTCTATTTTTGTATGCTTCATAATTCCCACTAAATTTTTCTAATCCATTTTTATCTAACAAATATATAACTTCTATTAAGCTTTCTAAAAAATATCTATCATGTGATACTACTATTAATGTCCCTTCATAATTTTTCAAACTTTCAATTAAAACCTCTTTAGAATATATATCTAAATGGTTTGTTGGTTCATCTAAAATAAGAAAATTTGGCTTTTCTCTCATTATTTTTATAAATGAAACCCTTGCTTTTTCTCCACCGCTCAAATCTTTTATTTTTTTATTTATATCTTCATCTTCAAATAAAAATTGTGATGCTATCATTCTTGCTTTTTCTTCTGTAATTGTTAAATCACTCATAATTTCTTCTAATATTGTATCATTTAAATTTAAATTTTTGTGTTGTTGGTCATAAAACCCAATTTTAACATTAACTCCAATTTTAAATTCTCCATTTTCATCTTCTAATTCTGTTATCATTTTAAGCAACGTCGATTTTCCAACACCATTTTTTCCTATTATTCCTATTTTTTCTCCTCTATATATTGTAAAATTTAAATTTTCAAACAGTTTTTTATTCCCATATTTTTTAGAAATATTAAAAGCTTCCAACACTTTCTCTCCAGAATTTCTTTCAATTTCAAATCTCAATTTCATTTTATCTATTTCTGTTATTGGTCTCTTAGCCCTTTTTAATCTATTTAATATTTTTTCTCTTCCTCTTGCTTGTTTTGCTTTTATTCCTGCTTTATATCTTATTATAAATTCCTCAGTTTTCTTTATCTTTTCTTGCTGTTTTTCATATTCTCGTAGTTCCCCTTTTATCCTCATATCTTTTTGAATAATAAAATCTGTAAAATTTCCTTTGTATGTATGCAAAGTTTTATCTTCTATTTCAAATATAGAAGTTGTTACGTTGTCTAAAAAATATCTATCATGCGAAATCAATAAAAATGCGTTTTTATACCCTTTTAAAAATTTTTCAAGCCATTCTATTGCATTTAAATCTAAATGGTTGGTAGGTTCATCTAATATTAATAGTTCTGGCTCTTTTAATAAAATTTTAGCTAATGCCACTCTACTTTTTTGACCTCCACTTAATTTAGATATTTCTAGATTCCACAGCTCCTCTGGCATATCTATTCCATTTAAAATCTCTTTTATTCTATATTCTATACTATATCCTTCCGCCTGCTCATATTCAAAAGATAATTTTGCCAACATATCCATTTTTTCTTTCTGTTTTTCTCCAGTATATATAGCTATTTCACTATTTAAAGTCTCAATCTCTTTATATTTATCATGAATATCCTCATATACATTCACAATCTCTTCAAAAACAGTATTTCTCTCATCCAAATCAAAATTTTGCGAAAGATATCCTATTTCTATATTACTTTTATAAACCATATTTCCTTTAGATTTTGTTTCAGGCGAAATTTCATCTCCTTCTAATCCTAATATCATCTTTACAAGAGTTGTTTTTCCACATCCATTAACTCCCACAACTCCTATTCTATCTTTATTATCTATAGTAAAATTTATGTCTTCCAAAACATATTCCCCACTATATGCTTTATAAATATCTTTAAATTGTATTAAAGCCATATAATCTCTCCTTACTCTTCCAATCTTTTTATTTTTTCTTTTGCTTTCCCATCGTCAATTATTTTCCCAACTATCTTTCCAGCAATACTACTGAATAACTTTTTACCCCTTCTCCATTTCCAGTAAATCCTAATTTTTCTTCTGTTGTGGCTTTTATTCCTATTTTATCTATATCTGTTTTTAATATTTCTGCTATATTTTTTCTCATATCTTCAATATAATCTTTTATTTTAGGCTTTTGCAACACTATTATTGAATCTATATTAGCTATTTTATAACCTTTATCTAATATTAAATCATATACTTTTTCTAATAATTTCAAACTAGATATTCCTTTATATTTTTCATCTGTATCAGGAAAATATTTTCCAATATCTCCTAAAGCCAACGCTCCTAAAAGTCCATCCATTATTGCATGAATTAATACATCTGCATCAGAAT is a window from the Haliovirga abyssi genome containing:
- a CDS encoding ABC-F family ATP-binding cassette domain-containing protein; protein product: MALIQFKDIYKAYSGEYVLEDINFTIDNKDRIGVVGVNGCGKTTLVKMILGLEGDEISPETKSKGNMVYKSNIEIGYLSQNFDLDERNTVFEEIVNVYEDIHDKYKEIETLNSEIAIYTGEKQKEKMDMLAKLSFEYEQAEGYSIEYRIKEILNGIDMPEELWNLEISKLSGGQKSRVALAKILLKEPELLILDEPTNHLDLNAIEWLEKFLKGYKNAFLLISHDRYFLDNVTTSIFEIEDKTLHTYKGNFTDFIIQKDMRIKGELREYEKQQEKIKKTEEFIIRYKAGIKAKQARGREKILNRLKRAKRPITEIDKMKLRFEIERNSGEKVLEAFNISKKYGNKKLFENLNFTIYRGEKIGIIGKNGVGKSTLLKMITELEDENGEFKIGVNVKIGFYDQQHKNLNLNDTILEEIMSDLTITEEKARMIASQFLFEDEDINKKIKDLSGGEKARVSFIKIMREKPNFLILDEPTNHLDIYSKEVLIESLKNYEGTLIVVSHDRYFLESLIEVIYLLDKNGLEKFSGNYEAYKNRGKIKKKVEKKDNSYAEQKKIKSEIKIKENRLKKVERLIEELEGKKDELEKEYEKAGRENSYDKLIELQTQIEELDENILENMEEWEELEEFFKNI
- the ispF gene encoding 2-C-methyl-D-erythritol 2,4-cyclodiphosphate synthase; translated protein: MYRIGNGYDVHRLVEDRDFILGGVKIDYPKGLLGHSDADVLIHAIMDGLLGALALGDIGKYFPDTDEKYKGISSLKLLEKVYDLILDKGYKIANIDSIIVLQKPKIKDYIEDMRKNIAEILKTDIDKIGIKATTEEKLGFTGNGEGVKSYSVVLLER